A segment of the Oncorhynchus clarkii lewisi isolate Uvic-CL-2024 chromosome 11, UVic_Ocla_1.0, whole genome shotgun sequence genome:
CCCACAAGGGTAGAAGGGACTTCTCATGAAAAACAGTGGGTAGCGGTACACATTTTCATTTGACAAAGAGACTACAATAAAACTGACTAACTTGCAAGAGGAAGATATTTAAAATGTTTTGACTTTCTAATACTGAAGAATCTTCACTATTGTTTCTGGGCCTCTACCTTCAGTATGGTCTTGATATCGTCTTTGTGGCATCCATCCACTTTGGTGAGCCTGTACTCCAGCCACTGCTGCACTAAAGCCTTGTGTTCTGCTGACCCACCCAGTAACTCGGGCCGTTTGGCCTCTTGGACTAGGTGAGTGGCGATGGTCACCAAGCCGACCAGAGATGGGCCATTATTACTGTGGAGCACGGGTACCtgggtgggagagaaagagaatgtgtgtgcattgcacattttttttctacctttatttaactaggcaagtcagttaagaacaaattcgtatttacaatgacggcctaccaaaaggcctaaTGCGGGGACGGGGGGATTAAAaattaaatataggacaaaacacacatcacaacaagcgAGACACCacgacactacataaagagagacctaataCAATAACATAACATGGTAGCAaaacatggtagcagaacaaaacatggtacaaacattattgggcacactAAGAGCCTGATAGGAATTATAGACACAAGAAATAAAACGACAACCCTGTAACTACTTGTCAACATCCTGTTAGAGACACTATTTAAGCGCAAGTTGCATACTAGCTCAAGTCATTAGCACAGCTGGCTAGCTTTCTAAACAACAACACACGCACTATCACTACCCCATGTGGTACAGTATGTCTGTTTGTTTCTAGCATTGCAATGAAGGCTGTTGAGGCAGAACTAGTACTGAACACTCAGTGAAATTAGCTATAATACGTTTAGTAGTAGCAGCAAGATATGTTGGCAACCCAAAAAGCAATCCACATggcatgtaacgttagctatctgGCCAGACAGCAGATGCATTCAATGTTAGCTTAACGTAAACTGGCTAATGACAACACATTTGATCTGAAACGATGATTATTACACATTTATTACACATCATTGTTCCTAGGTGACCTGCATTCGCTAAAAGTAGAAGATAAAATAGTTGCTAAAGATACGGACATTATCTTCTTATCTTTTCTAAGGACAGTAGAGTAGCATGTGCTCGCTACTCTTTTTAACCTACTGTTCATGTGGTAAGGTCTATAATACCTGGCACATAACTGTGACCGAAACCATTGGATGGCAAATTCACCTTCTTGTCCCCCTGAGTACTGTATTTGTTAGGATTTTTCAATCCTAAAGATTTTTCCAGCGATGACAGCTCTCTCAACGCCATCATTGCGAAGGGGATGGCAACACGATTGGTCGAGATTAGTCATTGCCGCCCACTAGACCACTAGTTGCCGCCCACTAGACAAATGGACAACAAATTCAGCCAATGGTGACATGAAAagtgtttttttatttcatttcattacaTTGTCTTTTAGGCCCTGCTAGCTTTTTAGGTGACATTGCATCAGATCAAGAACTTTAATGACCCGATGAAACAATTATACAATAAAATAGTATAGGTCTAATTTCTCCCTGAATATTTTGTTACAGAATAttttaaaacatatttaaaaCATGCTTACATTTGTTTTTTACTGTAGGCTACACATACATTATCAAATTGAGAATGTTTAATTGTTTAATTCAAATATCTAAAATGATATATTTCttgattaataaaaaataatttttcAGGAGAATAAAAAAGAGAGAACCCACTGAGGAACATTAAAGAGAAGCTTCGATTGTTGGAAGGATAGCTTGTGTTTACAAATCATAGGGTATTTGGTTAATAATATAAGGTATACTGTTAACTGAGGAGTTTTAATTAATTAAAAGTATATTTTGTAATGGATGTTTATGTTATCCTACAGAAAATACTCGTCTCATTTTAATTCACTAAGCCTGATCATTTTGATCATTTTAATTCACTAAGCCTGATCATTTTGATCATTTTAAATTCACTAAGCCTGATCATTTTGATCATTTTAATTCACTAAGCCTGATCATTTTGATCATTTTAATTCACTAAGCCTGATCATTTTGATAATTTTAATTCACTAAGCCGGATCATTTTGATCATTTTAATTCACTAAGCCTGATCATTTTGATCATTTTAAATTCACTAAGCCTGATCATTTTGATCATTTTAATTCACTAAGCCTGATCATTTTGATCATTTTAATTCACTAAGCCTGATCATTTTGATAATTTTAATTCACTAAGCCTGATCATATTGATAATTTTAATTCACTAAGCCTGATCATTTTGATCATTTTAATTCACTAAGCCTGATCATTTTGATCATTTTAATTCACTAAGCCTGATCATTTTGATCATTTTAAATTCACTAAGCCTGATCATTTTGATCATTTTAATTCACTAAGCCTGATCATTTTGATCATTTTAATTCACTAAGCCTGATCATTTTGATCATTTTAATTCACTAAGCCTGATCATTTTGATCATTTTAATTCACTAAGCCTGATCATTTTGATCATTTTAATTCACTAAGCCTGATCATTTTGATCATTTTAATTCACTAAGCCTGATCATTTTGATCATTTTAATTCACTAAGCCTGATCATTTTGATCATTTTAATTCACTAAGCCTGATCATTTTGATCATTTTAATTCACTAAGCCTGATCATTTTGATCATTTTAATTCACTAAGCCTGATCATTTTGATCATTTTAATTCACTAAGCCTGATCATTTTGATAATTTTAATTCACTAAGCCTGATCATTTTGATCATTTTAATTCACTAAGCCTGATCATTTTGATCATTTTAATTCACTAAGCCTGATCATTTTGATCATTTTAATTCACTAAGCCTGATCATTTTAATCATTTTAATTCACTAAGCCTGATCATTTTGATCATTTTAATTCACTAAGCCTGATCATTTTGATCATTTTAATTCACTAAGCCTGATCATTTTGATCATTTTAATTCACTAAGCCTGATCATTTTGATCATTTTAATTCACTAAGCCTGATTCATGCCAACCCAAGCCAGCACGGCATAGATATTTTCTTTACATGGCACTTTACAGCATGTCTTGGCTCCACCTTATAATCAAAttgtaatcaatcaaatgtattttagaaagaccctttttacatcagcagttgtcacaaagtgctttacagacacCAAGCCTAAAAGCCTAAAAGAGCAAGCCATGCAGAGGCAGAAGTACAGGCAGACGGGGCAGAGGGTGGGGACTTCTGATGTAATAGAACCAATGTGTCAACAATTTTCTTATTATGTCATGATAATATTATAGGCTAACGGGGTGCCTCGATTTATTACGGGAGTGCTCTGCACTTTCGGCCACTCCCCTAAATCAAAAGTTTCCTACAGCTGAATCTATAATTCAAACCCTTCCTACAGCTGAATCTGTAATTGAAACCCATCCTACAGCTGAATCTATCATTCAAACCCTTCCTGCAGTGGGTTCTACTATTCAAACCCTTCCTGCAGTGGGTTCTACTATTCAAACCTTTCCTACAGCTGAATCTATCATTCAAACCCTTCCTACAGCTGAATCTATCATTCAAACCCTTCCTACAGCTGGATCTATCATTCAAACCCTTCCTACAGCTGGATCTATCATTCAAACCCTTCCTACAGCTGGATCTATCATTCAAACCCTTCCTACAGCTGAATCTATCATTCAAACCCTTCCTACAGCTGAATCTATCATTCAAACCCTTCCTACAGCTGGATCTATCATTCAAACCCTTCCTACAGCTGGATCTATCATTCCAAACCTTCCTACAGCTGAATCTATCATTCGTACCCTCCCTACAGCGGAATCTATTATTCAAACCTTTCCTACAGCTGGATCTATCATTCAAACCCTTCCTACAGCTGAATCTATTATTCAAACCTTTCCTACAACTGAATCGATCATTCAAACCCTTCCTAATTCAAACCCTTCCAACAGCTGAATCTATCATTCAAACCCTTCCTACAGATGAATCGATCATTCAAACCCTTCCTACTGCTGGATCTATCATTCAAACCCTTCCTAATTCAAACCCTTCCTACAGATGAATCTATCATTCAAACCCTTCCTACTGCTGGATCTATCATTCAAACCCTTCCTAATTCAAACCCTTCCTACAGCTGAATCGATCATTCAAACCCTTCCTAATTCAAACCCTTCCTACAGCTGAATCTATCATTCAAACCCTTCCTACAGCTGAATCGATCATTCAAACCTTTCCTACAGCTGGATCTATCATTCAAACCCTTCCTAATTCAAACCCTTCCTACAGCTGGATCTATCATTCAAACCCTTCCTAATTCAAACCCTTCCTACAGCTGGATCTATCATTCAAACCCTTCCTAATTCAAACCCTTCCTACAGCTGGATCTATCATTCAAACCCTTCCTAATTCAAACCCTTCCTACAGCTGAATCGATCATTCAAGCCCTTCCTAATTCAAACCCTTCCTACAGATGAATCTATCATTCAAACCCTTCCTAATTCAAACCCTTCCTACGGATGAATCTATCAAAACATGGGAAATATTCAGGGGCCAACATTTTATAATAACATGCTTGTTTCCTCAATGCGTTGTATGAGATTTGTGTAATATTAAATCAAAATGACAGTGAAGGTCTAGTTTCCCTAAGTCCTGCAGCAAGTTTGCCCCCATGTCTCCTGGCATGTTTGTCTCACAGTGTCTCCTTGCTCTGCCGTTGTGTGTCATGTCTGTTTCGATTTGTTCGGTCTCCTTATGACTCGTCCATAATGACATGTAGGATGTC
Coding sequences within it:
- the LOC139420176 gene encoding eukaryotic translation elongation factor 1 epsilon-1-like isoform X2: MCNAHTFSFSPTQVPVLHSNNGPSLVGLVTIATHLVQEAKRPELLGGSAEHKALVQQWLEYRLTKVDGCHKDDIKTILKDLNSYLEDKVYLAGNQFTLADTLMYYGIHHIIVDLAIQEKEKHMNVTRWFDHVQHYTGVRHHLPPVVVLRNRVYTSGHH
- the LOC139420176 gene encoding eukaryotic translation elongation factor 1 epsilon-1-like isoform X1; translation: MMALRELSSLEKSLGLKNPNKYSTQGDKKVPVLHSNNGPSLVGLVTIATHLVQEAKRPELLGGSAEHKALVQQWLEYRLTKVDGCHKDDIKTILKDLNSYLEDKVYLAGNQFTLADTLMYYGIHHIIVDLAIQEKEKHMNVTRWFDHVQHYTGVRHHLPPVVVLRNRVYTSGHH